One Anopheles marshallii chromosome 3, idAnoMarsDA_429_01, whole genome shotgun sequence genomic region harbors:
- the LOC128712002 gene encoding sugar transporter SWEET1, translating into MDAIISKGSLASLATVATVLQFLTGTVICNRYIRKKSTGDTSAFPFISGFLSCFMWLKYGVLTEESTLILVNFIGSALFFSYAVVFFIFCVNKREVIRQMMLISCIILSATFYTMFESDVEKSIRIIGLLCCCLAVLFFASPLTTLAHVIRTQNTDSLPFPIIVASFFVCLLWTAYGVLIGDRFIQVPNLLGGILAGIQLTLYVIYPKQKASTSGGPRYSPLVSENPIL; encoded by the exons ATGGATGCAATAATTTCCAAGGGAAGCTTGGCCTCCCTGGCCACGGTTGCGACGGTTTTACAGTTTCTCACAGGAAC TGTGATATGTAATCGATACATAAGAAAGAAGTCAACGGGTGATACATCCGCCTTTCCTTTCATATCCGGGTTTTTGTC ATGCTTCATGTGGCTGAAGTATGGTGTACTCACCGAGGAAAGTACCTTGATACTGGTAAACTTCATCGGATCCGCACTGTTCTTCTCGTACGCTGTagtatttttcatcttttgcgTCAACAAGCGGGAAGTCATTCGACAAATGATGCTTATATCCTGCATCATACTGAGCGCCACCTTTTACACCATGTTTGAGTCGGACGTTGAGAAATCGATCCGTATCATCG GTCTCCTGTGTTGCTGTTTGGCGGTGTTGTTCTTTGCCTCACCACTGACAACGCTGGCGCATGTAATACGTACACAAAATACGGACAGTCTTCCTTTTCCAATAATTGTCGCATCATTTTTCGTATGCTTGCTGTGGACTGCCTACGGGGTACTTATTGGTGATCGTTTTATACAG GTTCCAAATCTTCTCGGTGGTATATTGGCCGGAATTCAATTGACACTGTATGTGATATACCCGAAACAGAAAGCTTCCACTAGTGGCGGACCACGGTACTCCCCGCTGGTATCAGAAAACCCGATTTTGTAG